A stretch of Episyrphus balteatus chromosome 2, idEpiBalt1.1, whole genome shotgun sequence DNA encodes these proteins:
- the LOC129910516 gene encoding broad-complex core protein isoforms 1/2/3/4/5 isoform X1 produces MATSQQYSLRWNNYLRHITYAFDSLRLNDDFVDVTLCCDGQKIKAHKVLLSACSGYFKEIFKENPHPHPVIIFKFIKFEDLNSIIEFMYQGEVNVHQEALQSFLQTAELLAVQGLTSEDKEKKEPPRTLNEEQIIKTIPSTIRAVTENVTQSSQTIEIPAIITQHTAQQTQQHTISQQHTQPQTTQQQQTTTTVMKKRKITFSDDDEHIYTTETVEYKEEPNIVKTTEINFLPASVKMDIPEYIDVSDTNQLHDSVTQAHQTSQETGGQTVTQYTSEYEILTESEIEESKYQTESGDNTEITTIDMGRLISQPESTDSGGKDEKGNLIGQEILLQCTVCNRKLQSVSALRRHMASKHSIASKKHDCSMCKKSFKTKWSLSTHNSRFHRTQRPIKECIKMESI; encoded by the exons ATGGCCACATCGCAGCAATATTCCCTGCGTTGGAATAACTATTTGCGGCATATTACTTATGCATTTGACTCTCTACGCCTCAACGATGATTTCGTTGATGTTACACTTTGTTGTGATGGACAGAAAATCAAAGCCCACAAGGTGCTCCTCTCCGCATGTAGTGGATACTTCAAGGAAATCTTCAAAGAGAATCCTCATCCCCATCCAGtgattatatttaaatttatcaagTTTGAGGATTTGAACTCGATCATTGAGTTTATGTATCAG GGTGAAGTCAATGTACATCAAGAAGCTCTGCAATCATTTCTTCAAACTGCTGAATTACTTGCTGTGCAAGGATTAACATCAGAAgacaaagaaaagaaagaacCTCCTCGAACTCTTAACGAGGAACAAATTATCAAAACCATACCAAGTACAATACGTGCGGTGACTGAAAATGTCACTCAATCATCTCAAACAATTGAAATACCAGCTATCATAACACAACACACAGCTCAGCAGACACAACAACATACAATCTCACAACAACATACGCAGCCCCAAACgacgcaacaacaacaaacaacaactaCTGTCATGAAAAAACGTAAAATTACGTTTTCCGATGATGATGAACATATCTACACCACAGAAACTGTGGAATACAAAGAGGAACCTAACATTGTTAaaa caACTGAAATTAACTTCCTTCCGGCATCAGTAAAAATGGATATACCAGAGTACATAGATGTTTCTGATACAAATCAACTGCATGATTCTGTAACACAAGCCCATCAGACCTCTCAAGAAACTGGTGGTCAAACCGTAACGCAGTACACTTCAGAATATGAAATCTTGACCGAATCAGAAATTGAAGAATCAAAATATCAAACTGAATCAGGCGATAATACGGAAATAACAACAATTGACATGG GACGATTAATATCGCAGCCAGAAAGCACAGACAGTGGTGGAAAAGACGAAAAAGGAAACCTGATTGGACAAg AAATATTACTACAGTGCACAGTATGCAACAGGAAACTACAGTCCGTATCAGCCCTTAGACGACACATGGCGTCCAAGCACTCAATAGCATCGAAAAAGCACGATTGTTCTATgtgcaaaaaaagtttcaaaacgaAATGGTCTCTATCAACACACAACTCGCGATTCCACCGAACGCAAAGGCCAATTAAAGAATGCATAAAAATGGAATCAATATaa
- the LOC129910516 gene encoding modifier of mdg4 isoform X2: MATSQQYSLRWNNYLRHITYAFDSLRLNDDFVDVTLCCDGQKIKAHKVLLSACSGYFKEIFKENPHPHPVIIFKFIKFEDLNSIIEFMYQGEVNVHQEALQSFLQTAELLAVQGLTSEDKEKKEPPRTLNEEQIIKTIPSTIRAVTENVTQSSQTIEIPAIITQHTAQQTQQHTISQQHTQPQTTQQQQTTTTVMKKRKITFSDDDEHIYTTETVEYKEEPNIVKTTEINFLPASVKMDIPEYIDVSDTNQLHDSVTQAHQTSQETGGQTVTQYTSEYEILTESEIEESKYQTESGDNTEITTIDMGRLISQPESTDSGGKDEKGNLIGQDLPNNKWTECQFCKMVITTVNLWRHIRTQHTPQPPRKCDQCQKNFKNKYSLREHIRISHEQKTTNRHESP; encoded by the exons ATGGCCACATCGCAGCAATATTCCCTGCGTTGGAATAACTATTTGCGGCATATTACTTATGCATTTGACTCTCTACGCCTCAACGATGATTTCGTTGATGTTACACTTTGTTGTGATGGACAGAAAATCAAAGCCCACAAGGTGCTCCTCTCCGCATGTAGTGGATACTTCAAGGAAATCTTCAAAGAGAATCCTCATCCCCATCCAGtgattatatttaaatttatcaagTTTGAGGATTTGAACTCGATCATTGAGTTTATGTATCAG GGTGAAGTCAATGTACATCAAGAAGCTCTGCAATCATTTCTTCAAACTGCTGAATTACTTGCTGTGCAAGGATTAACATCAGAAgacaaagaaaagaaagaacCTCCTCGAACTCTTAACGAGGAACAAATTATCAAAACCATACCAAGTACAATACGTGCGGTGACTGAAAATGTCACTCAATCATCTCAAACAATTGAAATACCAGCTATCATAACACAACACACAGCTCAGCAGACACAACAACATACAATCTCACAACAACATACGCAGCCCCAAACgacgcaacaacaacaaacaacaactaCTGTCATGAAAAAACGTAAAATTACGTTTTCCGATGATGATGAACATATCTACACCACAGAAACTGTGGAATACAAAGAGGAACCTAACATTGTTAaaa caACTGAAATTAACTTCCTTCCGGCATCAGTAAAAATGGATATACCAGAGTACATAGATGTTTCTGATACAAATCAACTGCATGATTCTGTAACACAAGCCCATCAGACCTCTCAAGAAACTGGTGGTCAAACCGTAACGCAGTACACTTCAGAATATGAAATCTTGACCGAATCAGAAATTGAAGAATCAAAATATCAAACTGAATCAGGCGATAATACGGAAATAACAACAATTGACATGG GACGATTAATATCGCAGCCAGAAAGCACAGACAGTGGTGGAAAAGACGAAAAAGGAAACCTGATTGGACAAg ATTTGCCAAATAATAAATGGACTGAATGTCAATTTTGCAAAATGGTTATAACAACCGTAAATCTTTGGAGACATATTCGAACTCAGCACACTCCACAACCACCTCGAAAGTGTGATCAATGCCAAaagaacttcaaaaataaatacagtTTGCGTGAGCACATACGAATATCACACGAACAAAAGACCACAAACCGACACGAAAGCCCATAA
- the LOC129910515 gene encoding serine hydroxymethyltransferase isoform X2, which yields MNRSKMSGNSKILFDSLEESDPELTKMIKDEKIRQRCGLEMIASENFTSVAVLQTLSSCAHNKYSEGLPGKRYYGGNQFIDQIEVLAQNRALETFDLNPEEWGVNVQPYSGSPANMAVYTALLNPHDRIMGLDLPDGGHLTHGFMTATKKISATSIFFESMPYKVSPQTGLIDYDQLEANAKLFKPKLIIAGTSCYSRCLDYERFRKIANENGSYLFADMAHIAGLVAAKVIPSPFKYADVVSTTTHKTLRGPRAGIIFFRKGVREVKPNGEKIMYDLENRINQAVFPGLQGGPHNNTIAGIATAMKQAKSPEFAAYQKQVILNASRLAQGLQKQGYTVVTGGTDVHLILVDLRSVGLTGARGEHILEEVAIACNKNTVPGDKSALFPSGIRLGTPALTTRGLNENDMDKVVDFIDRALKIAKDATTAAGPKIADFYKILHENSELAARVKSLLGEVETFSATFPIPGIGEL from the exons ATGAATCGCTcc AAAATGTCTGGAAATTCAAAAATCCTTTTCGATAGTCTCGAGGAAAGCGATCCTGAGCTAACGAAGATGATTAAAGATGAAAAAATACGACAACGTTGTGGTTTGGAAATGATTGCAAGTGAGAACTTTACTTCAGTTGCCGTTTTGCAAACACTCAGTTCGTGTGCACATAATAAATATTCCGAAGGTCTTCCTGGTAAAAG gtactATGGAGGCAATCAATTTATTGATCAAATTGAGGTACTCGCACAAAATCGAGCTCTAGAGACTTTTGACTTGAATCCCGAAGAATGGGGTGTGAATGTTCAACCTTATTCGGGATCCCCGGCTAATATGGCCGTTTACACTGCCTTGCTAAACCCTCATGACAGAATTATGGGTCTCGACTTGCCCGATGGTGGGCATTTAACTCACGGATTCATGACAGCTACAAAGAAAATATCTGCCACATCGATATTCTTCGAGAGTATGCCATACAAAGTTAGTCCACAAACAGGACTAATTGACTACGACCAACTTGAAGCTAATGCAAAGTTATTCAAACCTAAATTAATCATTGCTGGTACTTCGTGCTATTCGCGGTGCTTAGACTATGAGCGATTCAGGAAAATTGCCAACGAAAATGGATCTTATTTATTTGCTGATATGGCACATATTGCTGGTCTAGTTGCAGCTAAAGTTATTCCAAGTCCGTTTAAATATGCTGACGTTGTGAGCACCACTACTCACAAGACTCTTCGTGGCCCACGTGCTGGTATTATCTTCTTCCGTAAAGGTGTACGCGAAGTCAAGCCAAATGGAGAAAAAATTATGTACGATTTGGAAAATCGTATTAATCAAGCCGTCTTCCCGGGGCTCCAAGGAGGCCCACACAACAACACAATTGCCGGAATTGCTACTGCCATGAAGCAAGCCAAATCTCCTGAATTTGCTGCCTATCAAAAACAAGTGATTCTCAATGCAAGTCGCTTAGCACAAGGATTGCAAAAGCAAGGATACACCGTTGTAACTGGTGGAACTGATGTGCATTTGATTCTTGTTGATCTTCGAAGTGTCGGCTTGACCGGTGCTCGTGGCGAACATATTCTTGAAGAAGTTGCAATTGCTTGCAATAAGAACACAGTTCCTGGAGACAAATCTGCATTGTTCCCATCTGGAATTCGTCTTGGTACTCCCGCACTGACAACTCGAGGCTTAAATGAAAATGATATGGATAAAGTTGTCGACTTCATCGATCGTGCCCTTAAAATTGCAAAAGATGCTACGACTGCTGCTGGTCCCAAAATTgctgatttctacaaaatcttgCACGAAAATTCTGAACTAGCTGCTCGAGTTAAGTCTTTGTTAGGAGAAGTTGAAACTTTCAGCGCTACATTCCCCATACCTGGAATCGGAGaactataa
- the LOC129910515 gene encoding serine hydroxymethyltransferase isoform X1 produces the protein MIARRAIYNLKIKTPLQRWKSHALNTNTSTSLLVYQNSFIAAASVKSRITSFHHFSTSTCLQKMSGNSKILFDSLEESDPELTKMIKDEKIRQRCGLEMIASENFTSVAVLQTLSSCAHNKYSEGLPGKRYYGGNQFIDQIEVLAQNRALETFDLNPEEWGVNVQPYSGSPANMAVYTALLNPHDRIMGLDLPDGGHLTHGFMTATKKISATSIFFESMPYKVSPQTGLIDYDQLEANAKLFKPKLIIAGTSCYSRCLDYERFRKIANENGSYLFADMAHIAGLVAAKVIPSPFKYADVVSTTTHKTLRGPRAGIIFFRKGVREVKPNGEKIMYDLENRINQAVFPGLQGGPHNNTIAGIATAMKQAKSPEFAAYQKQVILNASRLAQGLQKQGYTVVTGGTDVHLILVDLRSVGLTGARGEHILEEVAIACNKNTVPGDKSALFPSGIRLGTPALTTRGLNENDMDKVVDFIDRALKIAKDATTAAGPKIADFYKILHENSELAARVKSLLGEVETFSATFPIPGIGEL, from the exons ATGATTGCCCGTCGTGCCATCTACAATCTCAAAATTAAAACACCACTTCAACGGTGGAAAAGCCATGCTTTAAATACAAATACGTCGACATCGTTGTTGGTGTACCAAAATTCATTCATTGCTGCGGCAAGTGTAAAGAGCAGAATCACAAGTTTTCATCATTTTTCAACTTCAACGTGTTTACAG AAAATGTCTGGAAATTCAAAAATCCTTTTCGATAGTCTCGAGGAAAGCGATCCTGAGCTAACGAAGATGATTAAAGATGAAAAAATACGACAACGTTGTGGTTTGGAAATGATTGCAAGTGAGAACTTTACTTCAGTTGCCGTTTTGCAAACACTCAGTTCGTGTGCACATAATAAATATTCCGAAGGTCTTCCTGGTAAAAG gtactATGGAGGCAATCAATTTATTGATCAAATTGAGGTACTCGCACAAAATCGAGCTCTAGAGACTTTTGACTTGAATCCCGAAGAATGGGGTGTGAATGTTCAACCTTATTCGGGATCCCCGGCTAATATGGCCGTTTACACTGCCTTGCTAAACCCTCATGACAGAATTATGGGTCTCGACTTGCCCGATGGTGGGCATTTAACTCACGGATTCATGACAGCTACAAAGAAAATATCTGCCACATCGATATTCTTCGAGAGTATGCCATACAAAGTTAGTCCACAAACAGGACTAATTGACTACGACCAACTTGAAGCTAATGCAAAGTTATTCAAACCTAAATTAATCATTGCTGGTACTTCGTGCTATTCGCGGTGCTTAGACTATGAGCGATTCAGGAAAATTGCCAACGAAAATGGATCTTATTTATTTGCTGATATGGCACATATTGCTGGTCTAGTTGCAGCTAAAGTTATTCCAAGTCCGTTTAAATATGCTGACGTTGTGAGCACCACTACTCACAAGACTCTTCGTGGCCCACGTGCTGGTATTATCTTCTTCCGTAAAGGTGTACGCGAAGTCAAGCCAAATGGAGAAAAAATTATGTACGATTTGGAAAATCGTATTAATCAAGCCGTCTTCCCGGGGCTCCAAGGAGGCCCACACAACAACACAATTGCCGGAATTGCTACTGCCATGAAGCAAGCCAAATCTCCTGAATTTGCTGCCTATCAAAAACAAGTGATTCTCAATGCAAGTCGCTTAGCACAAGGATTGCAAAAGCAAGGATACACCGTTGTAACTGGTGGAACTGATGTGCATTTGATTCTTGTTGATCTTCGAAGTGTCGGCTTGACCGGTGCTCGTGGCGAACATATTCTTGAAGAAGTTGCAATTGCTTGCAATAAGAACACAGTTCCTGGAGACAAATCTGCATTGTTCCCATCTGGAATTCGTCTTGGTACTCCCGCACTGACAACTCGAGGCTTAAATGAAAATGATATGGATAAAGTTGTCGACTTCATCGATCGTGCCCTTAAAATTGCAAAAGATGCTACGACTGCTGCTGGTCCCAAAATTgctgatttctacaaaatcttgCACGAAAATTCTGAACTAGCTGCTCGAGTTAAGTCTTTGTTAGGAGAAGTTGAAACTTTCAGCGCTACATTCCCCATACCTGGAATCGGAGaactataa
- the LOC129910520 gene encoding probable tRNA(His) guanylyltransferase, which yields MLFVFCLPIFLLFCDVCTMRLHSNCKTILNILKRNFNSFPMACSRYEYVKNFELDDTILPNVWIVVRLDGKGFHKFTKTHDFQKPNDINALNVMNSAAIAVMEEFRDIVISFGQSDEYSFVLRKETKVYSRRSSKLLSYITSLFSSAYVMNWKTFFNDKELKSIPCFDGRVVLYPSDQNLKDYMSWRQADVHVNNLYNTTFWELVLNGGMTNTQAEERLRGTFSADKNEILFSQFGINYNELPVMFRKGTILLRKYVQVPGSDKKRQLCVPLHEDMIREKFWKDHPELLGKYVPAEHILKKEDSDDINILLSNQFEKCLIK from the exons AtgctttttgtattttgtttaccaatatttttgttattctgtgATGTTTGTACCATGCGACTTCATTCCAAttgcaaaacaattttaaatattttaaagcgTAACTTTAACTCATTTCCAATGGCATGCAGTCGATACGAATATGTTAAGAACTTCGAGCTAGATGACACAATATTACCAAACGTATGGATTGTTGTCCGTCTGGATGGGAAGGGATTCCATAAATTCACCAAAACCCATGACTTCCAAAAACCGAATGATATAAATG CATTGAATGTTATGAATAGTGCTGCAATAGCCGTGATGGAAGAATTTCGAGACATAGTTATAAGTTTTGGCCAAAGTGATGAATACTCCTTTGTACTACGAAAAGAAACCAAAGTATACAGTCGACGTTCATCAAAACTCTTGTCCTATATAACAAGTCTTTTTAGTTCTGCTTATGTGATGAATTGGAAAACCTTTTTTAATGACAAAGAATTAAAGTCTATACCATGTTTCGATGGAAGAGTTGTTCTATACCCATCAGATCAGAATCTAAAGGACTATATGAGTTGGCGACAAGCGGACGTGCATGTAAATAACCTATACAACACAACATTTTGGGAACTTGTTCTAAACGGAGGTATGACAAATACCCAGGCCGAAGAAAGATTACGTGGAACTTTTTCGGCCGATAAGAACGAAATTCTTTTTTCACAATTTGGAATCAATTACAATGAGTTACCTGTTATGTTTCGCAAGGGCACGATATTGTTGCGAAAATATGTACAGGTACCGGGAAGCGACAAGAAAAGGCAATTATGTGTGCCATTGCATGAGGATATGATAAGGGAAAAGTTTTGGAAAGATCATCCAGAACTATTGGGCAAGTATGTTCCAGCTGAACATATTCTTAAAAAAGAAGACTCGGACGACATAAATATACTTTTGAGTAATCAGTTTGAAAAATGtctaataaaataa
- the LOC129910519 gene encoding cystathionine gamma-lyase, with the protein MAFKSQPKGFATKAIHAGQSADQWTSMCVIPPIVTSTTYKQDGPAEHRGFEYSRSGNPTRNVLEKCLASLDNAKHGLTFSSGLGANTAILTMLSSGDHIVISDDVYGGTNRLFRQVGARLGLEPTFVDPTDMKALSESIRSNTKLVWIETPTNPLIKVVDIEAVSKLVHERSKDIIVAVDNTFLTSYFQRPLELGADMVVYSLTKYMNGHGDVVMGAVTLNDDDLHKRLRFLQNATGIVPAPFDCYQVNRSLKTLSLRMEQHQKNALEVAKFLESHPLVDRVLHPALPSHPQHKLALRQTYGYSGVFSFYLKGGLEESRKFLKSLKTFTLAESLGGYESLAELPSVMTHASVPAEQREKLGISDSLIRISVGLEDSDDLIADLGQALKATSN; encoded by the exons ATGGCATTCAAATCACAACCCAAAGGATTCGCCACAAAAGCAATCCACGCTGGACAGTCTGCCGATCAATGGACTAGCATGTGTGTTATCCCACCTATTGTGACAAGTACAACATACAAGCAAGATGGTCCAGCAGAGCACAgg GGATTTGAATATTCTCGCAGTGGAAATCCAACCAGAAATGTTCTTGAGAAATGCCTTGCTTCCTTAGACAATGCCAAGCATGGTTTGACCTTTTCATCTGGTCTTGGAGCAAACACAGCCATTTTGACAATGTTATCAAGTGGTGATCATATTGTCATAAGTGACGATGTCTATGGAGGCACTAATCGTCTGTTCCG ACAAGTTGGAGCACGGTTAGGACTCGAGCCAACTTTTGTTGATCCAACTGATATGAAAGCTTTATCCGAGTCGATCAGAAGCAACACCAAACTTGTATGGATTGAAACTCCAACTAATCCTCTCATCAAAGTAGTTGATATTGAAGCTGTTTCAAAATTGGTTCATGAACGAAGCAAAGACATTATTGTTGCAGTCGACAACACTTTCTTGACTTCGTATTTCCAAAGGCCTTTAGAGTTGGGAGCTGATATGGTTGTTTATTCTCTTACTAAGTACATGAATGGACATGGTGATGTTGTTATGGGTGCAGTGACATTGAACGATGACGATTTGCACAAACGTCTTCGTTTCTTGCAAaatg caaCGGGAATAGTTCCTGCACCATTCGATTGTTACCAAGTGAATCGTAGTTTAAAGACACTATCTCTTCGAATGGAACAGCACCAGAAGAATGCACTTGAAGTTGCTAAGTTCCTCGAATCACATCCACTTGTCGATAGAGTTTTGCATCCAGCACTTCCTTCCCATCCACAACATAAACTTGCATTGAGACAGACCTATGGTTATAGTGGAGTGTTTTCGTTCTATCTGAAAGGAGGTTTAGAAGAATCAAGGAAATTCTTGAAGAGTTTGAAAACTTTCACTTTGGCTGAAAGTCTTGGAGGTTATGAAAGTTTAGCTGAATTGCC ATCTGTGATGACACATGCTTCTGTTCCTGCTGAACAAAGGGAAAAGTTAGGAATAAGCGATTCCTTGATAAGAATATCAGTTGGTTTGGAAGATTCAGATGACTTGATTGCAGACTTGGGGCAAGCCTTGAAAGCTACTTCaaactaa
- the LOC129911958 gene encoding 60S ribosomal protein L35 — protein sequence MVKVKCSDLRTKNKGELTKQLEELKNELLGLRVAKVTGGAPSKLSKIRVVRKAIARVYIVMHQKQKENLRKVFKNKKYKPLDLRKKRTRAMRKALSPRDANRKTLKEIRKRSIYPMRKFAVKA from the exons ATG GTGAAAGTCAAGTGCTCAGATCTGAGAACCAAAAACAAGGGTGAGCTCACCAAACAGCTCGAAGAGCTCAAAAATGAACTCCTCGGTCTCCGTGTTGCTAAAGTAACTGGTGGAGCTCCATCAAAGCTCTCAAAGAT cCGAGTTGTCCGCAAGGCTATTGCTCGTGTTTACATTGTTATGCACCAAAAGCAAAAGGAGAACTTGCGTAAAGTTTTCAAGAACAAGAAGTACAAGCCTTTGGACTTGAGGAAGAAACGTACCCGTGCTATGCGTAAAGCCTTGTCACCCAGAGACGCCAACAGGAAAACCCTGAAGGAAATCCGTAAGAGGTCAATCTATCCAATGAGGAAATTCGCTGTTAAGGCATAG